The following proteins are encoded in a genomic region of Xenopus laevis strain J_2021 chromosome 3L, Xenopus_laevis_v10.1, whole genome shotgun sequence:
- the avpr1a.L gene encoding vasopressin V1a receptor, with product MDLVIHLSEGDNLSMGDTVSANSSQFNNSSGRVPGNQTGDPYVRNEALAKLEIAILAVIFVAAVLGNCSVLLALYKSKKKMSRMHLFIKHLSLADLVVAFFQVLPQLCWDVTYRFWGPDILCRIVKHLQVFGMFASAYMLVVMTADRYIAICHPMKTLQQPNKRSYVMILSAWLLSFLLSTPQYFIFWLSPVKEGSDVYDCWANFIEPWGARAYVTWITGGIFVVPVIILITCYGFICYNIWRNIQGKTKREETEGRKSHNGLLSTSVSSVKTISRAKIRTVKMTSVIVTGYILCWAPFFTVQMWSVWDRDLEWADSENIVFTVTALLASLNSCCNPWIYMFFSGHLLQDFIHSLPCFQKIKQTLTKEDSDSSTRRQTSFTRIQTRSPTNSTDTLKESPRSSKSIKFLPIQT from the exons ATGGATCTGGTCATTCATTTGTCCGAGGGCGATAACTTGTCAATGGGAGACACTGTCAGCGCTAACTCTTCCCAGTTTAACAACAGCAGCGGCAGGGTCCCAGGGAACCAGACGGGAGACCCGTACGTTCGCAACGAGGCGCTGGCCAAGCTCGAGATCGCTATTCTAGCCGTGATCTTCGTGGCGGCGGTGCTGGGCAACTGTAGCGTGCTGCTGGCGCTGTACAAGTCCAAAAAGAAAATGTCCCGGATGCACCTGTTTATCAAACACCTGAGCCTGGCCGATCTGGTGGTGGCGTTTTTCCAGGTGCTGCCCCAGCTGTGTTGGGACGTGACTTACCGCTTCTGGGGTCCCGATATCCTGTGCCGGATTGTGAAGCACCTGCAAGTGTTCGGGATGTTCGCCTCAGCCTATATGTTAGTGGTAATGACTGCCGACCGCTACATTGCTATCTGCCACCCGATGAAGACCCTGCAGCAGCCCAACAAGAGGTCCTACGTGATGATCCTCAGCGCCTGGCTCCTCAGCTTCCTCCTCAGCACCCCGCAGTACTTCATCTTCTGGCTCAGCCCAGTCAAGGAGGGCAGCGACGTGTATGACTGCTGGGCCAACTTCATCGAGCCGTGGGGTGCGAGGGCTTACGTCACGTGGATCACCGGCGGCATCTTCGTGGTGCCCGTCATCATCCTCATCACCTGCTACGGCTTCATCTGCTACAACATCTGGAGGAACATCCAGGGCAAGACCAAGCGGGAGGAGACGGAGGGGAGGAAGAGTCACAACGGGCTGTTGTCCACGTCGGTGAGCAGCGTGAAGACCATCTCCCGGGCCAAGATCAGGACGGTGAAAATGACCTCAGTCATAGTGACTGGCTATATCCTCTGCTGGGCGCCTTTCTTCACCGTGCAGATGTGGTCTGTGTGGGACCGGGACCTCGAATGGGCCG ATTCAGAAAACATTGTCTTCACCGTGACAGCGCTCTTGGCCTCTCTGAACAGTTGCTGCAACCCTTGGATATACATGTTCTTCAGCGGGCATCTCCTGCAAGATTTCATACACAGCTTGCCCTGCTTTCAAAAAATCAAGCAAACTCTCACCAAGGAGGATTCTGACAGCAGCACCCGCAGGCAAACCTCATTCACCAGGATCCAGACGAGAAGTCCAACCAACAGCACAGATACCCTGAAGGAATCCCCCAGATCCAGCAAGTCTATCAAATTCTTGCCCATCCAAACCTGA